A single window of Carassius gibelio isolate Cgi1373 ecotype wild population from Czech Republic chromosome A19, carGib1.2-hapl.c, whole genome shotgun sequence DNA harbors:
- the LOC127935561 gene encoding GA-binding protein subunit beta-1, with the protein MSLVDLGKRLLEAARNGHDDEVRTLMANGAPFTTDWLGTSPLHLAAQHGHYSTAEVLLRAGVSRDARTKVDRTPLHMAATEGHEVIVDLLIRSGADINAKDMLKMTALHWAAQHGHHNVAELLVKHGADVHALSKFDKSAFDIAVDIQHAELVQLLQEGMQNQVNRNAEASIMNGSSTPQFIIQGVPNIQGGVVNLSDLIKTNSGDTEEAIAVSALDSSIQQVVNESGQRVITILTDQHGNLQTNGLGQPFFVTMQDGRQVLAVPANQITEEVVDDSEPPARKRKIEVSSNNAETSETEHLQWQLQEANRKAQSYRQQLLCKEQEAEGYRMKLEAMENGQTNGTTALDQEQVVFVQEEVSFEETTEAEEEVVMFSDGGVVIKTEEIDSADEQITLVEATAGHTEVIS; encoded by the exons ATGTCGTTGGTGGATTTGGGAAAGCGTCTTCTAGAAGCAGCTCGGAACGGTCATGATGATGAGGTCAGGACGCTGATGGCCAACGGAGCTCCGTTCACTACAGACTGG cttggAACATCTCCATTACATTTAGCAGCCCAGCATGGTCATTACTCTACTGCGGAAGTGCTCCTGAGGGCGGGTGTCAGCAGAGATGCCCGAACCAAAGTAGACAGGACCCCTCTGCACATGGCAGCCACAGAGGGCCATGAGGTCATTGTGGATTTATTAATCAGG AGTGGTGCCGATATCAATGCCAAAGACATGTTGAAGATGACGGCTCTTCACTGGGCAGCCCAGCACGGCCATCACAACGTCGCAGAGCTGTTGGTCAAACATGGCGCTGACGTACATGCCCTCAGCAAGTTTGACAAATCAGCTTTTGATATCGCTGTCGACATACAGCACGCTGAACTTGTGCAACTGCTACAG GAGGGAATGCAGAATCAGGTGAACAGGAATGCCGAAGCGTCAATCATGAACGGCAGCTCCACCCCACAGTTCATCATTCAGGGCGTCCCAAACATCCAAGGGGGAGTCGTCAACCTCAGTGACTTGATCAAAACCAACTCGG GTGACACAGAGGAGGCCATTGCTGTCAGTGCGTTGGACTCGAGTATCCAGCAAGTGGTGAATGAATCAGGTCAGAGGGTCATAACCATATTAACAGACCAACATGGAAATCTGCAGACAAATGGACTCGGCCAGCCATTCTTTGTCACAATGCAGGATGGACGACAAG tattggCAGTTCCAGCCAATCAAATCACAGAGGAAGTGGTAGATGACTCTGAACCTCCGGCCCGTAAAAGGAAAATCGAAGTTTCATCCAATAATGCAGAGACCAGTGAAACA GAGCATCTCCAGTGGCAGTTACAGGAAGCCAACAGAAAAGCGCAGTCCTATCGTCAGCAGTTGCTCTGCAAAGAGCAGGAAGCAGAGGGGTACCGCATGAAACTGGAAGCCATGGAAAACGGACAGACCAACGGCACCACAGCCCTGGACCAGGAGCAAGTCGTGTTTGTGCAGGAAGAGGTTAGTTTTGAAGAAACAACGGAGGCAGAAGAGGAAGTAGTCATGTTTTCAGATGGTGGCGTAGTCATCAAAACAGAAGAGATCGACTCTGCGGATGAGCAGATCACTTTAGTGGAAGCCACGGCAGGTCACACGGAGGTCATTTCATAA
- the LOC127935562 gene encoding splicing factor 3B subunit 4 yields MAAGPISERNQDATVYVGGLDEKVSEPLLWELFLQAGPVVNTHMPKDRVTGQHQGYGFVEFLSEEDADYAIKIMNMIKLYGKPIRVNKASAHNKNLDVGANIFIGNLDPEIDEKLLYDTFSAFGVILQTPKIMRDPDTGNSKGYAFINYASFDASDAAIEAMNGQYLCNRPITVSYAFKKDSKGERHGSAAERLLAAQNPLSQADRPHQLFADAPPAPTLSTPVLTALGAGIPIPGMPPPGAFPPVPPPGTMPHGMPPNMPMLPAPGTPASQAGGGGHPPGPPPFHPAGMNPPGMPPMPMPPSGPPGMGHPPPGPPGSSQPRAPPPPGMPPPPPMGVPPRGPFGPPMGPPMHPGMRGPPPPMPPPGYGAGPPRPPPFGFQRGPPLPPHPPAPLRGPVRAPMPP; encoded by the exons ATGGCGGCGGGCCCGATTTCAGAACGAAATCAag ATGCCACTGTATATGTGGGAGGTCTTGATGAGAAGGTCTCTGAACCTTTGTTATGGGAGCTTTTCCTGCAAGCTGGTCCTgttgtaaacacacacatgccCAAAGACAGGGTGACAGGACAGCATCAGG GTTATGGCTTTGTGGAGTTCCTCAGCGAAGAGGATGCAGACTACGCTATAAAGATCATGAATATGATCAAGCTTTACGGCAAACCCATCCGAGTCAACAAGGCTTCAGCACACAACAAGAACCTCGACGTCGGCGCCAACATTTTCATCGGCAACTTAGACCCTGAAATCGACGAGAAACTGCTTTATGACACTTTCAGCGCTTTTGGCGTGATCCTTCAGACGCCAAAGATCATGCGAGATCCGGACACTGGTAACTCAAAGGGTTACGCTTTCATCAACTATGCCAGTTTTGATGCCTCCGACGCAGCTATCGAGGCCATGAACGGCCAGTATCTCTGCAACCGGCCCATCACTGTTTCATACGCCTTTAAGAAAGACTCAAAAGGCGAGAGGCACGGCTCGGCTGCAGAGCGCCTCCTGGCCGCCCAGAATCCACTTTCACAGGCCGATCGTCCCCATCAGCTTTTCGCAGACGCTCCACCAGCTCCCACCCTTTCTACACCGGTCCTGACCGCCCTCGGAGCAGGGATTCCTATTCCAG GAATGCCACCTCCTGGTGCTTTTCCACCTGTTCCTCCTCCTGGCACAATGCCTCATGGGATGCCACCCAATATGCCCATGCTTCCTGCACCAGGTACTCCTGCATCACAGGCTGGCGGCGGAGGACACCCGCCGGGACCACCGCCCTTCCATCCCGCAGGAATGAATCCACCAGGAATGCCTCCCATGCCGATGCCTCCATCAGGACCTCCAGGAATGGGGCATCCTCCACCTGGCCCACCTGGATCTTCACAACCAAGAGCGCCACCTCCACCCGGCATGCCTCCTCCTCCACCCATGGGTGTCCCTCCCAGAGGACCGTTCGGTCCCCCAATGG GTCCACCAATGCATCCAGGTATGAGGGGACCTCCTCCGCCAATGCCACCTCCAGGTTATGGTGCTGGCCCACCCAGACCCCCGCCCTTCGGCTTTCAGAGAGGGCCTCCCTTGCCGCCACATCCTCCGGCACCACTGAGGGGTCCAGTGAGAGCACCAATGCCTCCCTAA
- the LOC127935563 gene encoding ras-related protein Rab-25-like, producing MGTDLAYNFVFKVVLIGESGVGKSNLLSRFTKNEFNHDSRTTIGVEFSTRSIQVDSITIKAQIWDTAGLERYRAITSAYYRGAVGALLVYDITKHLTYENVERWLKELYDHADPHIVVMLVGNKSDLGNVRTVPTEEAKVFAESKGLLFMETSALESTNVESAFLEVLTEIHKKVASKEVTRGSISAVTLGQALGPSREFNEERRSCCKSS from the exons ATGGGGACAGATTTAGCCTACAACTTTGTCTTCAAAG TGGTTTTAATTGGGGAATCAGGGGTTGGAAAGAGCAACCTACTGTCAAGATTTACCAAAAACGAGTTCAATCATGACAGCCGTACAACCATTGGGGTGGAATTCAGCACTCGCTCCATTCAAGTGGATAGCATTACCATCAAGGCCCAGATCTGGGACACTGCAGGTCTAGAGCGCTACAGGGCGATTACCTCAGC GTATTACAGGGGAGCCGTGGGTGCGCTGCTGGTTTATGACATCACCAAACACCTGACGTATGAGAACGTCGAGCGATGGCTGAAGGAACTGTATGACCACGCTGATCCTCATATAGTAGTCATGCTTGTGGGAAATAAAAGTGACCTGGGAAATGTACGCACTGTGCCAACAGAGGAGGCTAAGGTCTTTGCAG AGTCCAAAGGTTTGCTTTTTATGGAGACCTCCGCATTAGAGTCAACTAATGTTGAATCTGCCTTTCTTGAAGTTCTAACAG AAATACACAAGAAGGTTGCTAGTAAAGAGGTCACCAGAGGTTCGATCAGCGCAGTGACTCTGGGTCAAGCTCTGGGCCCCTCCAGAGAGTTTAATGAGGAGAGACGGTCCTGCTGTAAAAGCTCCTGA
- the LOC127934990 gene encoding NAD(P)H-hydrate epimerase-like, whose translation MTAIGQLYGVDLQEEAQHIDEELLNEYSFSVDQLMELAGLSCATAVSKGYPLQSLLKSPPRVLVICGPGNNGEDGLVCARHLKLFGYEPFVLYPKHPYKLLFQKPTTQCEKMDISFLTEMPEVDVIDEVYNLVVDAIFGFSFKGSVREPFGDILSQLKKITVPIASIDIPLGWYVENGCPDGIQPDMLISLTAPEKAANHYHFLGGRFVAHALEKFQLNLPLYTDTDYVYRLN comes from the exons ATGACAGCGATAGGCCAGCTCTATGGAGTGGACCT GCAAGAAGAGGCTCAGCACATTGATGAGGAGCTGTTAAATGAGTACAGCTTCAGTGTGGATCAGTTGATGGAGCTGGCCGGTCTGAGCTGTGCCACAGCTGTGTCAAAG GGCTATCCTCTGCAATCACTGCTCAAGAGTCCACCTAGGGTTCTGGTGATCTGTGGACCAGGAAATAATGGTGAAGATGGGTTGGTTTGTGCTAGACATCTCAAACTGTTT GGATATGAACCTTTTGTATTGTACCCAAAGCACCCTTACAAACTGCTGTTCCAGAAACCTACCACCCAGTGTGAGAAGATGGATATATCCTTCCTGACAGAGATGCCTGAG GTTGATGTGATTGATGAAGTGTATAATTTGGTTGTGGACGCCATCTTTGGATTCAGCTTTAAGGGTTCGGTGCGAGAGCCATTTGGCGACATCCTCTCCCAACTAAAGAAAATCACTGTGCCCATTGCTAGCATTGACATAC CTTTAGGTTGGTATGTGGAGAACGGCTGTCCTGATGGGATTCAGCCTGACATGCTCATCTCCCTCACAGCCCCTGAGAAAGCAGCCAATCACTACCACTTCCTGGGAGGACGATTCGTTGCTCATGCACTTGAGAAGTTCCAGCTGAATCTGCCTCTATACACAGACACTGACTATGTGTATCGGCTGAACTGA